One Deinococcus betulae genomic window carries:
- a CDS encoding CoA-binding protein produces MTLRISVPQIRQVLTDHKVIAVVGFHHDSMRPAYYVPEYMHRQGYTVIPVNPALAGRGQSYFGHKAVATLAELDVPVDIVDVFRRSDKVHEHLDDILAMTPLPKVVWLQLGIRDDATAQALTARGIDVVQDRCLLADHRALL; encoded by the coding sequence ATGACCCTGCGAATCTCTGTCCCCCAGATTCGGCAGGTGCTGACCGACCACAAGGTCATCGCGGTGGTCGGATTTCATCACGACTCCATGCGCCCGGCCTACTACGTTCCCGAATACATGCACCGCCAGGGCTACACGGTCATTCCAGTCAATCCGGCGCTGGCCGGGCGGGGTCAAAGCTACTTCGGCCACAAGGCGGTGGCCACCCTGGCCGAACTGGACGTGCCCGTAGACATCGTGGATGTCTTTCGCCGCAGCGACAAGGTGCATGAGCATCTGGACGACATCCTGGCCATGACGCCGCTGCCGAAGGTGGTGTGGCTGCAACTGGGCATCCGCGACGATGCCACAGCCCAGGCCCTGACGGCGCGCGGGATTGATGTGGTGCAGGACCGCTGCCTGCTGGCCGATCACCGGGCGCTGCTCTAA
- the hemL gene encoding glutamate-1-semialdehyde 2,1-aminomutase, which produces MTTDLLAVPAATTRSEALFARARAVTPGGVNSPVRAFRSVGGTPRFIAKADGAYLTDADGTRYLDYIGSWGPMILGHNHSAVREAVAEALPLGTSYGAPSEREVLLAELVTRLTGAERVRFVSSGTEATMSALRLARGFTGRKYTVKFRGNYHGHADGLLVEAGSGLLTNADTLGAAAPSSAGVPEDYARLTLVSEYNDPAALDALMAARGDEIAAVIFEPVVGNAGVLIPTPDFLAALHRVKDRGALLIADEVMTGFRLSLRGATGLLGLEPDLTCWGKIIGGGLPVGAYGGRAEVMDFVSPQGPVYQAGTLSGNPLAMAAGLATLKTLEADPGLYARLDAYTAALAGGLRAAAQEAGVAISINHVGSMLTAFHQGVPDGSIRTYTDAARSDTAAFAHWFQGLLARGVYWAPSQFESIFVSAAHGDEELGLTLEAAQAAYASLGASA; this is translated from the coding sequence ATGACCACTGACCTTCTGGCGGTGCCTGCGGCCACCACGCGCTCTGAGGCGCTGTTTGCGCGGGCGCGGGCCGTCACACCCGGCGGGGTGAACAGCCCGGTGCGGGCCTTTCGCAGCGTGGGCGGCACCCCGCGCTTTATCGCCAAGGCCGACGGCGCCTACCTGACCGACGCCGACGGCACGCGCTACCTCGATTACATCGGGTCGTGGGGACCGATGATTCTGGGGCACAACCACTCGGCGGTGCGCGAAGCGGTGGCCGAAGCCCTGCCCCTGGGCACCAGTTACGGCGCCCCCAGCGAGCGCGAGGTGCTGCTGGCCGAACTGGTCACGCGCCTGACCGGCGCCGAGCGGGTGCGCTTCGTCAGCTCTGGCACCGAGGCCACCATGAGCGCCCTGCGCCTGGCACGCGGCTTTACTGGCCGCAAGTACACCGTGAAATTCCGGGGCAATTACCACGGCCACGCCGACGGCCTGCTGGTTGAGGCGGGCAGCGGCCTGCTGACGAACGCCGACACCCTGGGCGCGGCGGCCCCCAGCAGCGCGGGCGTGCCCGAGGACTACGCCCGCCTGACCCTGGTGAGCGAATACAACGACCCGGCGGCCCTCGACGCCCTGATGGCCGCGCGCGGTGACGAGATCGCCGCTGTCATTTTTGAGCCGGTGGTGGGCAACGCCGGGGTGCTGATTCCCACCCCTGACTTCCTGGCCGCGCTGCACCGCGTGAAGGACCGGGGCGCGCTGCTGATTGCCGATGAGGTGATGACGGGCTTTCGCCTGTCGCTGCGCGGCGCCACCGGCCTGCTGGGCCTGGAACCCGACCTCACCTGCTGGGGCAAGATTATCGGCGGCGGCCTGCCGGTGGGCGCTTACGGCGGCCGGGCCGAGGTGATGGATTTCGTCTCGCCGCAGGGGCCGGTGTATCAGGCCGGGACCCTCAGCGGCAATCCTCTGGCGATGGCCGCCGGACTGGCGACCCTGAAGACGCTGGAAGCCGATCCTGGGCTATATGCCCGGCTGGACGCCTACACGGCGGCGCTGGCAGGGGGCCTGCGGGCGGCGGCCCAGGAGGCGGGCGTGGCGATCAGCATCAACCACGTGGGCAGCATGCTCACGGCCTTTCATCAGGGGGTGCCGGACGGGTCTATTCGCACCTACACCGACGCGGCGCGCAGCGACACTGCCGCCTTCGCCCACTGGTTCCAGGGTCTGCTGGCGCGCGGCGTGTACTGGGCGCCCAGCCAGTTTGAGAGCATCTTTGTCAGTGCCGCCCACGGCGACGAGGAACTGGGCCTGACCCTGGAAGCCGCGCAGGCCGCCTACGCCAGCCTGGGAGCCAGCGCATGA